A genomic window from Blattabacterium cuenoti includes:
- a CDS encoding glycine cleavage system protein H, whose protein sequence is MNPNNLKYSKNHEWIQLDNNNHELAYIGISFFAKNELGDIIYLDIDSTIIGKKIKEGNLFGSIETVKSVSDLFMPVSGIILKINQNLLSKPEKIKQNNEEWLLKITVLDKKEYDQLMSLSQYKKYLENK, encoded by the coding sequence ATGAATCCTAATAATTTAAAATATAGTAAAAATCATGAATGGATACAATTAGATAATAATAATCATGAACTAGCCTATATTGGAATTAGTTTTTTTGCTAAAAATGAATTAGGTGATATAATATATCTAGATATAGATTCTACTATTATAGGAAAAAAAATAAAAGAAGGGAATTTATTTGGAAGTATAGAAACTGTTAAAAGTGTTTCAGATTTATTTATGCCTGTTTCAGGAATTATACTTAAAATTAATCAAAATTTATTATCTAAACCAGAAAAAATAAAACAAAATAATGAAGAATGGTTATTAAAAATTACAGTTTTAGATAAAAAAGAATATGATCAATTAATGTCTTTATCTCAATATAAAAAATATCTAGAAAATAAATAA
- a CDS encoding heavy metal translocating P-type ATPase: protein MKIHENFNFLDHEKIAEKIIDYKYKNITIVRFLIPSIYCSYCIFILENLSNYNKHIFESTVDFSNKKVRITFNNKNLKLSNLAKFLEKIGYPPSINFKNIKKNTQININRKLIGKLAISFFCFGNIMLLSIPEYIGASKEDIWFFEHKNFFHYLMLILACPVVIFSFIDHIKYAFLGLKKNIFNMDIPISIGIFVLFLWSCYEIFFDLGSGYFDSLTGFSFFLLISRILKIYTHNKILSFDNKDYKSFYPIYISKINDNKEEEKILLSSLKKGDCIIIKNEEIIPADSILIKGRALLDNSFITGESYLKRIKIGEHIYAGSKQKGEAIYLKIIKNIDQSYLSFLWNHKKFKKKELFHLYSISNKLSQYFTPIILIISIITGIYWSFFNFNKVFQTTFSVLIITCPCALVLSTPLIFGNIIRFFSKKGFYVKDIFTMERISNINTIIFDKTGTLTDTNKEKIFFIGKILNFKDKKIIVSLLRHSNHPLSKRILKELSINEYYSINHFKEKIGKGIQGVINKNINIKIGSPQYIGIKDFKKKETTVAISINNKLIGYFIFRNFYRKGIKGIFKNLIKYKIIILSGDHNELEKKYLKSILPRYSKIFFNQKPEDKLNYIKKIQKNGEKVMMIGDGINDSSALNQSEVGVAISDNINSFFPNCDAFLQSNSLNKIFLFLKISKISYKLVIINFIISLFYNFIGILFAINGYLNPFITAILMPLSSFSVILFSILSTWMISRRFLS from the coding sequence ATGAAAATACATGAAAATTTTAATTTTCTAGATCATGAAAAAATTGCAGAAAAAATCATAGACTATAAATATAAAAACATTACTATTGTTCGTTTTTTAATTCCTTCAATTTATTGCAGTTATTGTATTTTTATTTTAGAAAATTTATCTAATTATAATAAACATATTTTTGAATCTACGGTTGATTTCTCTAATAAAAAAGTAAGAATTACATTTAATAATAAAAATTTAAAATTAAGTAATTTAGCTAAATTTTTAGAAAAAATTGGTTATCCTCCTTCTATTAATTTTAAAAATATAAAAAAAAATACACAAATAAATATTAATAGAAAATTAATAGGAAAATTAGCAATTTCTTTTTTTTGTTTTGGAAATATAATGCTTTTATCTATTCCAGAATATATAGGAGCTTCAAAAGAAGATATATGGTTTTTTGAACATAAAAATTTTTTTCATTATTTAATGTTAATTCTTGCTTGTCCTGTAGTTATTTTTTCTTTTATAGATCATATAAAATATGCTTTTTTAGGTTTAAAAAAAAATATTTTCAACATGGATATTCCTATTTCAATTGGAATATTTGTTCTTTTTTTATGGAGTTGTTATGAAATTTTTTTTGATTTAGGTTCTGGTTATTTTGATAGTCTTACCGGGTTTTCATTTTTTTTACTTATTAGTAGGATACTAAAAATTTATACTCATAATAAAATACTTTCTTTTGATAATAAAGATTATAAATCTTTTTATCCTATTTATATATCAAAAATTAATGATAATAAAGAAGAAGAAAAAATATTACTTTCTTCTTTAAAAAAAGGTGATTGTATTATCATTAAAAATGAAGAAATTATTCCTGCAGATTCTATTTTAATAAAAGGGAGAGCCTTATTAGATAATAGTTTTATTACAGGAGAATCTTATTTAAAAAGAATAAAAATAGGAGAGCATATTTATGCCGGATCTAAACAAAAAGGAGAAGCTATTTATTTAAAAATTATTAAAAATATAGATCAAAGTTATTTAAGTTTTTTATGGAATCATAAAAAATTTAAAAAAAAAGAATTATTTCATTTATATTCTATATCAAATAAATTGAGTCAATATTTTACTCCTATTATATTAATAATTTCTATAATTACAGGAATTTATTGGTCTTTTTTTAATTTTAATAAAGTATTTCAAACAACTTTTTCTGTTTTAATTATTACTTGTCCTTGTGCTTTAGTACTTTCAACTCCATTAATATTTGGAAATATAATAAGATTTTTTTCTAAAAAAGGGTTTTATGTAAAAGATATCTTTACTATGGAACGAATTTCTAATATAAATACTATCATTTTTGATAAAACAGGGACTCTTACAGATACAAATAAAGAAAAAATTTTTTTTATAGGAAAAATTCTAAATTTTAAAGATAAAAAAATAATTGTTTCTTTATTAAGACATTCTAATCATCCTTTAAGTAAACGTATATTAAAAGAATTATCTATTAATGAATATTATTCTATAAATCATTTTAAAGAAAAAATAGGAAAAGGAATACAAGGCGTTATTAATAAAAATATTAATATAAAAATTGGATCACCTCAATATATAGGTATTAAAGATTTTAAAAAAAAAGAAACAACAGTAGCTATTTCTATAAATAATAAATTAATTGGTTATTTTATTTTTAGAAATTTTTATCGAAAAGGAATTAAAGGAATATTTAAAAATTTAATAAAATATAAAATTATTATTCTTTCAGGAGATCATAATGAATTAGAAAAAAAATATTTAAAATCTATTTTACCAAGGTATAGTAAAATTTTTTTTAATCAAAAACCAGAAGATAAACTAAATTATATAAAAAAAATCCAAAAAAATGGAGAAAAAGTAATGATGATTGGTGATGGAATTAATGATTCTTCTGCATTAAATCAAAGTGAAGTAGGTGTAGCTATATCAGATAATATTAATAGTTTTTTTCCAAATTGTGATGCTTTTCTTCAATCTAATTCTTTGAATAAAATTTTTTTATTTTTAAAAATATCCAAAATATCTTATAAATTAGTAATTATTAATTTTATCATTAGTTTATTTTATAATTTTATTGGAATTCTATTTGCCATTAATGGTTATTTAAACCCTTTTATAACAGCTATTTTAATGCCTTTAAGTTCTTTCTCAGTTATTTTATTTTCTATTTTATCTACTTGGATGATTTCAAGAAGATTTTTATCTTAG
- the ccoS gene encoding cbb3-type cytochrome oxidase assembly protein CcoS, with amino-acid sequence MDIIIIMILSSISLGCIFLIIFLISLYYGQFDDYESPKIRILIEDKKKTIE; translated from the coding sequence ATGGATATAATAATCATTATGATATTATCTAGTATTTCTTTAGGGTGTATTTTTTTGATAATTTTTTTAATTAGTCTTTATTATGGTCAATTTGATGATTATGAATCCCCTAAAATTAGAATTTTAATAGAGGATAAAAAGAAAACAATTGAATAA
- the ccoN gene encoding cytochrome-c oxidase, cbb3-type subunit I, translated as MKIETYYYNNKIVKAFLYATLFWAIISFLAGLLIAILLFYPDLPDFLLGSNLKNSKGIMGFGRWRMLHTNTAIFAFVGNIIFTGSYYSLQRLLKTRIFSDFLSWIHFWGWQIFIFSTWITFLLGINTSKEYSEHEWPIDIFIFVIWLIYGINMIGSIFKRKIQHLYVSIWFFLGTWVAVAMLHLFNNLELPIDLLSFKSYSIYAGVQDALMQWWYGHNAVAFILTTPILGLMYYFVPKASNQPIFSYKLSIIHFWSLIFIYIWAGPHHLMYTSLPNWAQILGTIFSIMLIAPSWGGMINGLLTLRGDWGKVQKDPILKFFVVSLVSYGMATFEGPMLATKTLNSIGHFTDWVIAHVHLGTLGWNGFMAFGIMYWLTQKLWNTKLYSIKLANFHFWIGIVGIIFYIFPLYFGSILQSGMWKKFNPDGTLTYKNFLDTVLSIIPFYKIRFIGGMIYFLGFILMIYNIYKTIKKGQFIDNEAFISPIIYKNIIEKNEKFHNWLEKKPIQLTIFAFIAVAIGGIIEIIPTLVIKSNIPTIHNIKPYKALELEGRDLFVREGCNACHSAQVRPFRDEIVRYGEYSKAGEFIYDHPFLWGSKRTGPDLAREGGKNPNSWHFNHMYNPRSTSPGSIMPRYPWLIYNKLDRSNTEKKIQAMIKLGVPYTLEYLQQINKDMDQQANKIVSEIYNECPRLQLEIIEQKKKEKNKFIPLEKREIIALIAYLQRLGIDIKS; from the coding sequence ATGAAAATAGAAACATATTATTACAATAATAAAATTGTAAAAGCTTTTCTTTATGCTACACTTTTTTGGGCTATTATTAGTTTTTTAGCTGGGTTATTAATAGCTATTTTATTATTTTATCCTGACTTGCCTGATTTTTTATTAGGGAGTAATTTAAAAAATTCTAAAGGAATAATGGGGTTTGGTCGTTGGAGAATGTTACATACAAATACTGCTATATTTGCTTTTGTAGGAAATATTATTTTTACAGGATCTTACTATTCTTTACAACGTTTATTAAAAACAAGAATTTTTAGTGATTTTTTAAGTTGGATCCATTTTTGGGGATGGCAAATTTTTATTTTTTCTACTTGGATTACTTTTTTATTAGGAATCAATACAAGTAAAGAATATTCAGAACATGAATGGCCTATTGATATATTCATTTTTGTTATTTGGCTTATTTATGGAATAAATATGATTGGAAGTATTTTTAAAAGAAAAATTCAACATTTATATGTAAGTATCTGGTTTTTTTTAGGAACATGGGTGGCTGTAGCTATGTTACATTTATTTAATAATCTTGAATTACCTATTGATCTTTTATCTTTTAAAAGTTATTCTATATATGCTGGGGTTCAAGATGCTTTAATGCAATGGTGGTATGGACATAATGCCGTCGCTTTTATATTAACTACGCCTATATTGGGCTTAATGTATTATTTTGTTCCAAAAGCTTCTAATCAACCTATTTTTTCTTATAAACTTTCCATTATCCATTTTTGGTCTTTAATATTTATATATATATGGGCAGGGCCACATCATTTAATGTATACATCTCTTCCTAATTGGGCTCAAATATTAGGAACTATTTTTTCTATTATGTTAATTGCCCCTTCTTGGGGGGGGATGATTAATGGATTACTTACTTTAAGAGGAGATTGGGGAAAAGTTCAAAAAGATCCTATTTTAAAATTTTTTGTTGTTAGTCTTGTAAGTTATGGAATGGCTACTTTTGAGGGGCCTATGTTAGCTACTAAAACTTTAAATTCTATTGGACATTTTACAGATTGGGTGATTGCTCATGTACATTTGGGAACTTTAGGTTGGAATGGCTTTATGGCTTTTGGTATCATGTATTGGTTAACACAAAAATTATGGAATACTAAATTATATTCTATAAAATTAGCTAATTTTCATTTTTGGATAGGAATAGTTGGAATTATATTTTATATTTTTCCTTTATATTTTGGATCTATTTTACAATCAGGAATGTGGAAAAAATTTAATCCAGATGGAACATTAACTTATAAAAATTTTTTAGATACGGTTTTATCAATTATTCCATTTTATAAAATAAGATTTATTGGTGGGATGATTTATTTTTTAGGTTTTATCCTTATGATTTATAATATTTATAAAACTATTAAAAAAGGACAATTTATTGATAATGAGGCATTTATTTCTCCTATAATATATAAAAACATAATAGAAAAAAATGAAAAATTTCATAATTGGTTAGAAAAAAAACCAATACAATTAACTATATTTGCTTTTATAGCAGTAGCAATTGGAGGTATTATAGAGATCATTCCCACTTTAGTAATAAAATCTAATATACCTACTATTCATAATATTAAACCTTATAAAGCTCTTGAATTAGAAGGAAGAGATCTTTTTGTTAGAGAAGGATGTAATGCTTGTCATAGTGCACAAGTTCGTCCTTTTAGAGATGAAATTGTTCGTTATGGAGAATATTCTAAAGCTGGAGAATTTATATATGATCATCCATTTCTTTGGGGATCTAAACGTACAGGTCCAGACTTAGCTAGAGAAGGAGGGAAAAATCCTAATTCATGGCATTTTAATCATATGTATAATCCTCGTTCTACTTCTCCTGGATCTATTATGCCAAGATATCCTTGGTTAATTTATAATAAATTAGATCGATCTAATACAGAAAAAAAAATTCAAGCTATGATAAAATTAGGAGTTCCATATACTTTAGAATATTTACAACAAATTAATAAAGATATGGATCAACAAGCTAATAAAATTGTTTCAGAAATTTATAATGAATGTCCTAGGTTACAATTAGAAATCATTGAACAGAAGAAAAAAGAAAAAAATAAATTTATTCCTTTAGAAAAAAGAGAGATTATTGCACTAATAGCTTATTTACAACGTTTAGGAATAGATATTAAATCATAA
- a CDS encoding cytochrome oxidase, with amino-acid sequence MTETYIGIFQSIMLILFFLSFFFILFFVCLKPKKYYKNISTIPLEKK; translated from the coding sequence ATGACAGAAACATATATTGGAATATTTCAATCTATTATGTTAATTTTATTTTTTTTATCTTTTTTTTTTATTTTATTTTTTGTTTGTTTAAAACCAAAAAAATATTATAAAAATATTAGTACTATTCCTTTAGAAAAAAAATAA
- a CDS encoding cbb3-type cytochrome c oxidase N-terminal domain-containing protein, with the protein MRSKIPYFIMIPSILSVIIFIFYIFLGIENRSYIIHPITIFFLIIITILLFILDSINNLIYRKKLQFLTKEKRKKIIEENEGNYFYIFYKFLFHDTKKMNQNVKKIDHGFDGIIELDNKLPMWWIHLFYLTIIFSGIYFFSYLLTDFSDPYKEYIFDYQNQLKKIEIFEKNTPQVTLINAEFKKEFVKNGKTLFEENCATCHQSDGSGNIGPNLTDNYWINITEKDLFKNIFSIIWNGSVNNPTMRAFGKSGEIKGNDIQKISSYVYFINTKLKKPIKNKAPQGKKIINWNKI; encoded by the coding sequence ATGAGATCAAAAATTCCTTATTTTATTATGATTCCTTCTATTTTATCTGTTATAATATTTATATTTTATATTTTTTTAGGAATAGAAAATAGATCATATATTATTCATCCAATAACAATATTTTTTTTAATTATTATAACAATATTATTGTTCATCTTAGATTCTATTAATAATCTAATTTATCGTAAAAAATTACAATTTCTTACAAAAGAAAAAAGAAAAAAAATTATTGAAGAAAATGAAGGAAATTATTTTTATATATTTTATAAATTTTTATTTCATGATACAAAAAAAATGAATCAAAATGTAAAAAAAATAGATCATGGATTTGACGGAATTATAGAATTAGATAATAAATTACCAATGTGGTGGATTCATTTATTTTATTTAACAATTATTTTTTCTGGAATTTATTTTTTTTCCTATTTATTAACAGATTTTTCTGATCCTTATAAAGAATATATTTTTGATTATCAAAATCAATTAAAAAAAATTGAAATTTTTGAAAAAAATACTCCACAAGTTACCCTAATAAATGCTGAATTTAAAAAAGAATTTGTAAAAAATGGAAAAACGCTTTTTGAAGAAAATTGTGCTACTTGTCATCAATCTGATGGAAGCGGGAATATAGGACCTAATTTAACAGATAATTATTGGATAAATATTACAGAAAAAGATTTATTTAAAAATATATTTTCTATTATATGGAATGGTAGTGTAAATAATCCTACTATGCGTGCTTTTGGTAAATCTGGAGAAATAAAAGGAAATGATATTCAAAAAATTTCAAGTTATGTTTATTTTATTAATACAAAATTAAAAAAACCCATAAAAAATAAAGCACCTCAAGGGAAAAAAATAATTAATTGGAATAAAATATGA
- a CDS encoding FixH family protein — translation MKIKFNWGTGIILSLVIFINFIIYITFFFPHVGSQLVSDRYYEEEIKYQNIINEKKNVLKLPQKIKIFILSSGIKIIFPQILDKMYGFFTLLRFSSKDLDVIKPFKILKYSKKILFIPKKFLKKGNYKLIIRWNSNKKKYFFEKDLFWMSS, via the coding sequence ATGAAAATAAAATTTAACTGGGGAACAGGAATTATATTATCTTTAGTTATTTTTATAAATTTTATTATTTATATAACTTTTTTTTTCCCTCATGTAGGTAGTCAACTAGTATCAGATAGGTATTATGAAGAAGAAATAAAATATCAAAATATTATTAATGAGAAAAAAAATGTATTAAAACTTCCTCAAAAAATTAAAATATTCATATTATCTTCTGGAATTAAAATAATATTTCCACAAATTTTAGATAAAATGTATGGTTTTTTTACTTTATTACGTTTTTCATCTAAAGATTTAGATGTTATAAAACCTTTTAAAATTTTAAAATATTCAAAAAAAATATTATTTATTCCTAAAAAATTTTTAAAAAAAGGAAATTATAAACTGATAATTAGATGGAATTCTAATAAAAAAAAATATTTCTTTGAAAAGGATTTATTTTGGATGTCATCATAA
- a CDS encoding NADP-dependent malic enzyme: MRKKINNFREESLNYHSQFPSGKIQISPTKKYNSQRDLSLAYSPGVAEPCKEIARFSQEVYKYTSKGNLVAVITNGSSVLGLGNIGALASKPVMEGKALLFKIFSGIDVFDIEINESDPKKFIEVVKAISPTFGGINLEDIKAPEAFEIEKRLKKELNIPVMHDDQHGTAIISGAALLNAITYVKKNIKNIKMVVNGAGAAAISCTRIYKQLGVSTENILMFDSKGLLHNSRKDLNTEKKEFAVNTSSILNLEEAIKNTDVFIGLSIGGILKPKMLKSMAKNPIVFAMANPDPEIDYNLAIKIRPDVIIATGRSDYPNQVNNVLGFPYIFRGALDVHANIINDEMKLAAIYAIASLAKEPVPEQVNIVYNKKNISFGKEYIIPKPFDNRLITRVSPAVAKAAMDTGVAKNPILDWKKYKEKLLDRMGYESKILRMIQNRARTNPKKIVFCNGEEYNVLKSVQILQEEGIIYKPIVLGKKNRIKYLISENNLDIKIQIIDPEQEENKKKIEHYAKILWKRRNRKGITQYDAKIRLRTNDHFGAMMVDQGEVDAVITGYSKNFSLSLQPLLEVIGRAPSIQKTAGMIILLTKRGPLFLADTSISTNPTSEELAKIALITAHVVKKFDIEPHIAMLSFQNFSSNSKTSYKVSQTVAFLHKKYPNLIVDGELQPDFALNEFLLASKFPFSKLVKKKANIFIFPNLESGNLTYKFIRGLGNIQTIGPVILGMKKPAHVMQMQSSIEEIINLSTIAVIDAQIRKN, encoded by the coding sequence ATGAGAAAAAAAATAAATAATTTTAGAGAAGAATCTTTAAATTATCATAGTCAATTTCCTTCTGGAAAAATACAAATATCTCCAACAAAAAAATATAATAGTCAAAGAGATTTATCTTTAGCGTATTCTCCAGGAGTTGCAGAACCTTGTAAGGAAATCGCACGTTTTTCTCAAGAAGTATATAAATATACTTCTAAAGGGAATCTTGTCGCGGTAATTACCAATGGTAGTTCAGTTTTAGGATTAGGTAATATTGGCGCTTTAGCCTCTAAACCTGTCATGGAAGGAAAAGCACTTTTATTTAAAATATTTTCTGGAATTGATGTTTTTGATATAGAAATTAATGAATCTGATCCAAAAAAATTTATAGAAGTGGTAAAAGCTATTTCTCCAACTTTTGGAGGAATTAATTTAGAAGACATAAAAGCTCCAGAAGCGTTTGAAATAGAAAAAAGATTAAAAAAAGAATTAAATATTCCAGTTATGCATGATGATCAACATGGGACTGCTATTATTTCAGGAGCCGCATTACTTAATGCTATAACTTATGTAAAAAAAAATATTAAAAATATAAAAATGGTAGTAAATGGAGCTGGAGCTGCGGCAATTTCTTGTACAAGAATTTATAAACAACTTGGAGTTTCCACTGAAAATATTTTAATGTTTGATAGTAAAGGATTATTACATAATTCACGAAAAGATTTAAATACAGAAAAAAAAGAATTTGCAGTAAATACTTCTTCTATTCTAAATTTAGAAGAAGCTATTAAAAATACAGATGTTTTTATAGGATTATCCATTGGCGGAATATTAAAACCAAAAATGTTAAAAAGTATGGCAAAAAATCCTATTGTATTTGCTATGGCTAATCCTGATCCTGAAATTGATTATAACTTAGCTATAAAAATACGTCCTGATGTTATTATAGCTACAGGAAGAAGTGATTATCCTAATCAAGTAAATAATGTATTAGGTTTTCCTTATATTTTTAGAGGAGCATTAGATGTTCATGCCAATATTATTAATGATGAAATGAAATTAGCGGCTATTTATGCTATAGCTTCTCTAGCCAAAGAACCTGTTCCAGAACAAGTAAATATTGTTTATAATAAAAAAAATATTTCTTTTGGAAAAGAATATATTATTCCTAAACCTTTTGATAATCGATTAATTACTCGTGTCTCTCCTGCTGTAGCTAAAGCAGCTATGGATACTGGAGTAGCAAAAAATCCTATTTTAGATTGGAAAAAATATAAAGAAAAATTATTAGATAGAATGGGGTATGAAAGTAAAATTTTGAGAATGATTCAAAATAGAGCACGTACAAATCCTAAAAAAATAGTTTTTTGTAATGGAGAAGAATATAATGTTTTAAAATCTGTTCAAATTCTACAAGAAGAAGGAATTATTTATAAACCAATTGTTCTAGGTAAAAAAAATAGGATAAAATATTTAATTAGTGAAAATAATTTAGATATAAAAATACAAATTATAGATCCTGAACAAGAAGAAAATAAAAAAAAAATAGAACATTATGCTAAAATTCTTTGGAAAAGAAGAAATAGAAAAGGAATAACTCAATATGATGCAAAAATTCGTTTACGTACTAATGATCATTTCGGAGCTATGATGGTCGATCAAGGAGAAGTAGATGCAGTTATAACAGGATATTCCAAAAATTTTTCATTAAGTTTACAGCCTCTTTTAGAAGTTATAGGTAGAGCTCCTTCTATTCAAAAAACAGCTGGAATGATAATTTTATTAACAAAACGTGGGCCTTTATTTCTTGCTGATACTTCCATAAGTACTAATCCTACTAGTGAAGAATTAGCTAAAATTGCTTTAATAACGGCGCATGTAGTAAAAAAATTTGACATAGAACCACATATAGCAATGTTATCTTTTCAAAATTTTTCATCTAATTCTAAAACTTCTTATAAAGTATCACAAACAGTAGCTTTTTTACATAAGAAATATCCAAATCTTATAGTAGATGGAGAATTACAACCTGATTTTGCTTTAAATGAATTTTTATTAGCGAGTAAATTCCCTTTTTCAAAATTAGTTAAAAAAAAAGCAAATATTTTTATATTTCCAAATTTAGAATCAGGAAATTTAACTTATAAATTTATTAGAGGGTTAGGAAATATTCAAACTATAGGTCCTGTTATATTAGGAATGAAAAAACCGGCACACGTAATGCAAATGCAATCTAGCATAGAAGAAATTATAAATTTATCCACTATAGCTGTGATAGATGCACAAATTAGAAAAAATTAA
- the murI gene encoding glutamate racemase, which translates to MITTSTFSPIGILDSGIGGLLIAKKIKNYMPNECIIYFGDTKNMPYGDKSQDFIINNSRKIITFLYKKKCKAIVIACNSIVSNALYILQKEFYKKILILNIIDPIITNEVFFYSKRIGIIATSATIRSNFFQKKIKKYCPHLDIFTKETPLLAPIIENGFEKKKIHSIIKNYLNHLPSIDTLLLACTHYLFLKKEINNFYRGKVYLIDIQKIVVQYIQRILHKNNLLCIHPKKKNTSIFYTSSSRSTFFQKKIKNLFGTNILLEKIFF; encoded by the coding sequence ATGATAACAACGAGTACATTTTCTCCAATAGGAATATTAGATTCTGGAATAGGAGGACTTTTAATAGCTAAAAAAATTAAAAATTATATGCCTAATGAATGTATTATTTATTTTGGAGATACTAAAAATATGCCTTATGGAGATAAATCTCAAGATTTTATTATAAATAATTCTAGAAAAATAATTACTTTTCTTTATAAAAAAAAATGTAAAGCAATAGTCATAGCTTGTAACTCTATAGTATCCAATGCGTTGTATATTCTTCAAAAAGAATTTTATAAAAAAATATTAATATTGAATATTATAGATCCTATAATAACTAATGAAGTTTTTTTTTATTCTAAAAGAATAGGAATTATAGCTACATCTGCTACTATCCGTTCAAATTTTTTTCAAAAAAAAATAAAAAAATATTGTCCTCATTTAGATATTTTTACAAAAGAAACACCATTATTAGCTCCAATTATAGAAAATGGATTTGAAAAAAAAAAAATTCATTCTATTATTAAAAATTATTTAAATCATTTACCATCAATAGATACATTATTATTAGCTTGTACTCATTATTTATTTTTAAAAAAAGAAATAAATAATTTTTATAGGGGGAAAGTTTATTTAATTGATATACAAAAAATAGTAGTACAATATATACAAAGAATATTACATAAAAATAATTTATTATGTATTCATCCTAAAAAAAAAAATACCTCCATTTTTTATACATCTAGTTCTAGATCTACATTTTTTCAAAAAAAAATTAAAAATTTGTTTGGAACAAATATTTTATTGGAAAAAATATTTTTTTAA
- the rpsT gene encoding 30S ribosomal protein S20 — protein MANHSSSLKRIRQNYTRRIRNKYVYKSTRTAIKKFIKNEKKYQYSQVISMIDKLVKKHIIHMNKAKRLKNKLRKNFVKN, from the coding sequence ATGGCAAATCATTCATCGTCTTTAAAGAGAATTAGACAAAATTATACTAGACGTATAAGAAATAAATATGTATATAAAAGTACAAGAACTGCTATCAAAAAATTCATTAAAAATGAAAAAAAGTATCAATATTCTCAGGTTATATCTATGATTGATAAATTAGTTAAAAAACATATTATACATATGAATAAAGCTAAAAGATTAAAAAATAAATTAAGAAAAAATTTTGTAAAAAATTAA